ttaaacatcttacaaaatatataacttgaatttagtcatttttgtccataaatcattcccaaacttgccacttttattgattaaaaaaaaacaatttgaccagactccttttctagaaaactccctgaacatgcacttaaaaacaatatcacttctgttacttataatcctatttataatgcttttcatttttcccaattttatggtttatcgcgctattttccccaatttcacggtttatcgcgctaattttcccaattcaaaaggcacaggctgtaacaaattaaagcaaaaaaaatcacagaTAAGGTCAAGACTGATTAACTaacttacaaatgtatgtttTCAGCATCGATTCTACCCTGGAAGTCAAAAGTGGTCAGTTCTTGGGTCGACTTGTTAATCATGGCAAAGGCAAAGAACAAAActgcaaaatgaaatgcatagAGGTCAATAAAAAACCatacctatgcttatttgctcaaagagacattcagacaggagaggagcttctttatgactatggtgtgtctgatctaccatggaaggttagttatatcatatacatcatatttaataaatagatgatgccattatcatgaagaagcacacatgaatggatgtcaaactactaacataacttttgtcattaaacagcttatggcttttcgctaacataattgtatcctcaaaaacagctgttaaccctttgcatgctgggaaatgtgtctcctgccttaattcatctgctgaatttcaaaaactagcattttcttagagtttttttcatagaatattattagaatagcaaacagtttggatcctgatgagacgccacattcttattttttccctgtaacaaaaaggaaagagcatttatacatttgtatttggtatctaCATGTAGCGTCTCTAACTGGTCCACtatcaggattgtttaaataatgccccttTGGTTGAAATTTGCTCCTTCCTTGGAGATCACATCTATTACAAAAATTTATGAGCTATCAGATTCATCTTATGTTCCAAGTTAATCAACcccacaaatcaataagagttcAGCAATCTTTATCATAGCTGTTGACATCAAGTGAGCAATATTGGGcggcttttttatgtcccccactatagtagtgggggacatgtttttgccctgtcttttggtctgttggttggttggttggtttgcgccaacttgaacattttgcaataacttttgctatattgaagatagcaacttcatatttggcatgcatgtgtatctcatgaagctgcacattttgagtggtgaaaggtcaaggtcagaggtcaaatatatgtggccaaaatcactcattttatgaatacttttgcaatattgaagatagcaacttgatatttggcatgcatgtgtatctcatggagctgcacattttgagtggtggaaggtcacggtaatccttcaagggcaaatatatgggtcaaaattgctcatgtaatgtcacttctgcaatattgaagctagaaattttatatttgaaatgtgtgtgtatctcaaggagctgcacattttgagtggtgaagggtcaaggtcatcctttaaggtcaaacgtcatatagggggacattgtgtttcacaaacacatcttgttggaccttttgtttagtcttgtgttatctggtaccttttataaaatcaatattaagttacttttgcaataatttgtaggaaaagaaagccaatggtatgtttagtttACAGTTTTGAAtggatgtaatgatactttgaatggtaatattgggaagtaagtaggtaaatattcttgtttagattgtctaattattgagtaagccaatcttgtgaaatacaatttagcagaacgttcaaagaaaattagtttttatggccaactttgcatcatggttgtcagtttttttcaaggctgataaatagttatgataatttcaatactgtcaaaagtatgcaaatgatagttggcacacatattcatgtacatctcttataaaaaaaaaacaacataacttaaagcgggtatattcgatttttaaatgcgtttaattgtaatatattgaaacaaatatgatacatttaagacgaatttcataaaatgcagcaaatgcaaacttgcgcaccaagctgattgtgacgaagataattcgtacatattttcctacaataaccgatgcattcgtcttttaagtaagtgtttgtgtgtggtatgaatcaatatcgctgcaggaatttaaaatgaaccgttaaactaaatttagattcacatcgtcacatcatacatgcatgatatacatgctggcgaattcggctgtacaggctttttcgatttcagttttaaatattctgcttatttcgcattttccgacaaatgttcttctttacttgtattttagtttatattgaaatatatgtataataagttttttgcacattttatattaattaataaatatttgacaagatcgtatatacccgctttaaatggtctgccacctagggcgaacatgtatatgatacttgaattatccagtgaatggcaaaatcaaattcaaaggtatcattacagcctgcttgttaagatttaattttcatgttagtttgcatcttttcatttttagctcatctattttttgaaaaaaaattatgagctattgtcatcaccttggcgtaggcgtccgattaagttttgcatttacaggggtttttctgcctattttgggaaaaggagtctgaccaaattgggaattttttatcgacacaattggccattttgtgaaattttgctttgatgaaacagctcatttgggaaaaaatagtgaataatatcaatatatcatgcttaaataattcagaagtttaacaaataaatttgtttttatttgttattttgtcttctttatataaacagatgcaatattgggcatgttcaacgtttattcaagtactgcattttgtttattagttacagttacactctgagataagaactgaacagtcaaaaccttatagcagatattttttaccaaaacaaacactggttagtcacacaagttataagacacttcattctttaaagaaaaaaaataaatttttatttggaagttgggattttttttttatattttggtttgggatcgggtccgtttgctttgggagtgcctccgttttccggaggcgcagacagtgctgaaaacccactgatttaggtccacttttctcattaagtatcaatgcttttgcattcaaacttggtacacttactcactatcatgaggggactgggcaggcaaagttagataactctggcgtgcattttgacagaattatgtgccctttttatacttagaaaattgaaaatttggttaagttttgtgttttgtccacgttattccgtaagtatcaaagctattgctttcatacttgcaacacttattaactatcataaggggactgtgcaggcaaagtcatgcaactctgactggcattctgacggaattatgggccctttatgcttagaaaattgaagatttggttaagttatgtgaattttgtgtttagatccattttacttctaaagtatcaaggttattgattctaaacttcaaatactttcatgctatcatgagggtactgtacctggcaagttgaattttaccttgacctttgaatgaccttgactctcaaggtcaaattatttaattttgctaaaattgccataacttctttatttatgattagatttgactgataatttgacaaaacaactcttaactgacataccacaatagactccccccccccaccttataaatgaccaccacacccttacactatacccccctccccccccaccaccacccagcccattttatttgttatgttcccattcactatagtgggggacatatggattttcccctgttggtctgtttgtgccaactttaacattttgcaatcacttttgctatattgaagatagctacttcatatttggcatgtatgtgtttttcatggagctgcacattttgagtggtactttctgataatgggttaaaatgaaagtgaatatctgttaacagttgcacTGCATAAGCACGAAATAAATTGCCTggattaattcatttatttttcttacacatactgctctgatagttataaacatgacttgcgagtttttcacacctttattgacattacacaacagattagcaccaatgagctgtcgaaagtcgtttaacctctatgccattaaaatctgttatatggacgaataaagcaattaagctgtgatcttcgccatcttgtaccagattgcagaatttccaatttcagatttccagtttgcgaagtcatttttgccaattcccaatgggcagaatatttatttattaggttgtttacaatgtatccttgtttgaagctttattattgcaatatttctgcctaaatacatgtaataagaattgttgggcctcttacaagtaataaacattgtagggtcccatataagaaataaacatgtttacactaattttcgggtctcgtataagtaatattgttgggtcccatataagtcccatataagaagtattgtaagaaatattgtcaggtaccatataagaaatattgtttggtCCTGtattagaagtattgttgggtcccatatacgaaacattgttgggtcccatgtataataagcattgtaagaaatattgtcaggtaccatataagaaatattgttgggtcctataagaagtattgctgggtcccattttagaaacgggttttttaccttctatgacagacgccgaactaggctgtttgtttcccctttctggtaaaaaaaaatccacctaaaaaaataaatatatatttatttttagctccatctggccagcggggcttatgtcatggtcctgtgtccgtcgtgcgtccgtgtgtgcgttaactttttctttaaacatcttcttctaaagtattggtccaattctgatgaaatttctcaggaatgttccttgggtgaacctctttcaaatttgttcaaattattcccctggggtcaaatttgacccgcccccgggatcacaaaattgaaaatttgcttatataacccCTAttttgttgtccataaccattgggcctagggttatcaaattgggtatgtagagacatctcatagtcctctaccaaatttcttcaaattatgccccaagggtcaaatttgaccctgcgccgggggtcacaaaattgaacaaatgcttatttaaagtctattttgtgcaaattttacaaatcttcttgtccataaccatagggccttggtctaccaaatttggtatgtagtgacatgtaatagttctctacttactttgttcaaattatgctactggggtcaaatttgacccttccccgggtcAAAGGCCAGCGGGTCTTATGTCAtggtccgtcgtgtgtgcgtccgtgcgtgcttgccttaattttttctttaaacatcttctcctaaactactggtccatttctgatgaaatttctcaggaatgttcatgtggtgaacctctttcaaatttgttcaaattatgcccctggggtcaaatttgctCGGAATCAGCTCGATTTGTCACGCTGCATAGATCGCAGTGAAGAGAGATGTatgcaaaaatcacgggtcgcgtagagtatacacatgcattatggaggtgtattataaaaacattcaataaCTTAGTCATTTTTGACAGAATGCCCTAAATAGGTGTGGTTCTAACTCTGATCATCTACCCGAAAATAAGACAAGACCCTActtataactatatatatttcaaaaatgaTACACTTAAGGATAAAAATGTGGAGACCcaacattaaacaaaatgtatatatatatatatatatatacttaacaGCAAAACTGCTGTTTTCCTACCCAATATACTTTTTCTGTAGATATCAGAAAGACCCATCAATGGATAATAATGACGAGACCCAACTGTtgactatatatgtatatacataacagcaaaactGCTGTTGTCCTATCCAATATACTTTTTATGTAGATTTCAATGGATAATTAGACACAACTGttgactatatacatgtatttatatttaaaatactttgaATAAATTTGATGCTATTTGATTAGTTAATGAGGTGGATATACAGATTCGTATATCCCTCATACATCGTCTCCCCTCAGGTAGCCCTGCAAAATATGTCATATACTACCTGAGCAGGGTTGAGGCTGATTGGTTGGAAATACTATGACTTCCTTATATGGCATGTACCATATTGATTTTTATGTAAATagtaaatagtaaaatgattttcggatgattactcaagaacccatatgcctaggatcatgaaacttcataggtagattgatcatgactcgcagatgacccctattgattttgaggtcacaaggtcaaggtcacagtgacccgaaatagtcaaatgattttcgaatgataactcaagaacgcttttgcctaggatcatgacacttcataggtacattgatcgtgacttgcagatgacccctattgattttcaggtcactaggtcaaaggtcaaggtcacagtgacaaaagtcgtattcacacaatggctgccagtacaacggacagcccatatgtggggcatgcatgttttacaaacagcccttgtttctatagatttcagcaagacccaccaatggataatagacatacaagaccccactgttgacattatatgcttacaggcattgaggcaactatacaggagtcagagcctctcatgatacaacaggccagtgttaactgtgctgatcaaatgcaatctacaggtttcactttggttctttcagagtccatgtcaactgctgacagtgaagagccaggcagtctgacccatgataggagggagccaagtgaagagccagccagtctgacccatgataggagggagccaagtgaagagccagccagtctgacccatggtatttctattatcatataataaaggcccacctattgatgataaagacatgacccaactgaagactatatattctagtacaattttctgttgtccaagccaatatatatttatgccacccttcgaagaagagggggtatattgctttgctcatgtcgatcggtccgtccgtccaccaggtggttgtcatacgataactcaagaacgcttgggcctaggatcatgaaacatcataggtacattgatcatgacttgcagatgacccctattgatttttaggtcactaggtcaaggtcacggtgatcgaaattgtaaaatggtttccggattataactcaagaacgcatacgcctaggatcataaaacttcatgggtagattgatcatgactcgcagatgaaccctatagattttgaggtcacatggtcaaaggtcaaggtcacagtgacccgaaatagtcaaatgattttcgaatgataactcaagaacgcttttgcctaggatcatgacacttcataggtacattgatcgtgacttgcagatgacccctattgattttcaggtcactaggtcaaaggtcaaggtcacagtgacaaaagtcgtattcacacaatggctgccagtacaacggacagcccatatgtggggcatgcatgttttacaaacagcccttgtttctatagatttcagcaagacccaccaatggataatagacatacaagaccccactgttgacattatatgcttacaggcattgaggcaactatacaggagtcagagcctctcatgatacaacaggccagtgttaactgtgctgatcaaatgcaatctacaggtttcactttggttctttcagagtccatgtcaactgctgacagtgaagagccaggcagtctgacccatgataggagggagccaagtgaagagccagccagtctgagccatgataggaggaagccaagtgaagagccagccagtctgacccatggtatttctgttatcatagaataaaggcccacctattgatgataaagacatgacccaactgtagactatatattctagtacaattttctgttgtccaagccaatatatattttctatagatttcagcaagacccaccaatggataatagacatacaagaccccactgttgacattatatgcttacaggcattgaggcaactatacaggagtcagagcctctcatgatacaacaggccagtgttaactgtgctgatcaaatgcaatctacaggtttcactttggttctttcagagtccatgtcaactgctgacagtgaagagccaggcagtctgacccatgataggagggagccaagtgaagagccagccagtctgacccatgatagaagggagccaagtgaagagccagccagtctgacccatggtatttctattatcatataataaaggcccacctattgatgataaagacatgacccaactgtagactatatattctagtacaattttctgttgtccaagccaatatatatttatgccacccttcgaagaagagggggtatattgctttgctcatgtcgatcggtccgtccgtccaccaggtggttgtcatacgataactcaagaacgcttgggcctaggatcatgaaacatcataggtacattgatcatgacttgcagatgacccctattgattttgaggtcactaggtcaaggtcacggtgatcgaaattgtaaaatggtttccggattataactcaagaaaaggtcaaggtcacagtgacccgaaatagtcaaatgattttcgaatgataactcaagaacgcttttgcctaggatcatgacacttcataggtacattgatcgtgacttgcagatgacccctattgattttcaggtcactaggtcaaaggtcaaggtcacagtgacaaaagtcgtattcacacaatggctgccagtacaacggacagcccatatgtggggcatgcatgttttacaaacagcccttgtttctatagatttcagcaagacccaccaatggataatagacatacaagaccccactgttgacattatatgcttacaggcattgaggcaactatacaggagtcagagcctctcatgatacaacaggccagtgttaactgtgctgatcaaatgcaatctacaggtttcactttggttctttcagagtccatgtcaactgctgacagtgaagagccaggcagtctgacccatgataggagggagccaagtgaagagccagccagtctgacccatgataggagggagccaagtgaagagccagccagtctgacccatggtatttctattatcatataataaaggcccacctattgatgataaagacatgacccaactgaagactatatattctagtacaattttctgttgtccaagccaatatatatttatgccacccttcgaagaagagggggtatattgctttgctcatgtcgatcggtccgtccgtccaccaggtggttgtcatacgataactcaagaacgcttgggcctaggatcatgaaacatcataggtacattgatcatgacttgcagatgacccctattgattttgaggtcactaggtcaaggtcacggtgatcgaaattgtaaaatggtttccggattataactcaagaacgcatacgcctaggatcatgaaacttcatgggtagattgatcatgactcgcagatgaaccctatagattttgaggtcacatggtcaaaggtcaaggtcacagtgacccgaaatagtcaaatgattttcgaatgataactcaagaacgcttttgcctaggatcatgacacttcataggtacattgatcgtgacttgcagatgacccctattgattttcaggtcactagtacaaaggtcaaggtcacagtgacaaaagtcgtattcacacaatggctgccagtacaacggacagcccatatgtggggcatgcatgttttacaaacagcccttgtttctatagatttcagcaagacccaccaatggataatagacatacaagaccccactgttgacattatgtgcttacaggcattgaggcaactatacaggagtcagagcctctcatgatacaacaggccagtgttaactgtgctgatcaaatgcaatctacaggtttcactttggttctttcagagtccatgtcaactgctgacagtgaagagccaggcagtctgacccatgataggagggagccaagtgaagagccagccagtctgagccatgataggaggaagccaagtgaagagccagccagtctgacccatggtatttctgttatcatagaataaaggcccacctattgatgataaagacatgacccaactgtagactatatattctagtacaattttctgttgtccaagccaatatatattttctatagatttcagcaagacccaccaatggataatagacatacaagaccccactgttgacattatatgcttacaggcattgaggcaactatacaggagtcagagcctctcatgatacaacaggccagtgttaactgtgctgatcaaatgcaatctacaggtttcactttggttctttcagagtccatgtcaactgctgacagtgaagagccaggcagtctgacccatgataggagggagccaagtgaagagccagccagtctgacccatgatagaagggagccaagtgaagagccagccagtctgacccatggtatttctattatcatataataaaggcccacctattgatgataaagacatgacccaactgtagactatatattctagtacaattttctgttgtccaagccaatatatatttatgccacccttcgaagaagagggggtatattgctttgctcatgtcgatcggtccgtccgtccaccaggtggttgtcatacgataactcaagaacgcttgggcctaggatcatgaaacatcataggtacattgatcatgacttgcagatgacccctattgattttgaggtcactaggtcaaggtcacggtgatcgaaattgtaaaatggtttccggattataactcaagaaaaggtcaaggtcacagtgacccgaaatagtcaaatgattttcgaatgataactcaagaacgcttttgcctaggatcatgacacttcataggtacattgatcgtgacttgcagatgacccctactgattttcaggtcactaggtcaaaggtcaaggtcacagtgacaaaagtcgtattcacacaatggctgccagtacaacggacagcccatatgtggggcatgcatgttttacaaacagcccttgtttctatagatttcagcaagacccaccaatggataatagacatacaagaccccactgttgacattatatgcttacaggcattgaggcaactatacaggagtcagagcctctcatgatacaacaggccagtgttaactgtgctgatcaaatgcaatctacaggtttcactttggttctttcagagtccatgtcaactgctgacagtgaagagccaggcagtctgacccatgataggagggagccaagtgaagagccagccagtctgacccatgataggagggagccaagtgaagagccagccagtctgacccatggtatttctattatcatataataaaggcccacctattgatgataaagacatgacccaactgaagactatatattctagtacaattttctgttgtccaagccaatatatatttatgccacccttcgaagaagagggggtatattgctttgctcatgtcgatcggtccgtccgtccaccaggtggttgtcatacgataactcaagaacgcttgggcctaggatcatgaaacatcataggtacattgatcatgacttgcagatgacccctattgattttgaggtcactaggtcaaggtcacggtgatcgaaattgtaaaatggtttccggattataactcaagaacgcatacgcctaggatcatgaaacttcatgggtagattgatcatgactcgcagatgaaccctatagattttgaggtcacatggtcaaaggtcaaggtcacagtgacccgaaatagtcaaatgattttcgaatgataactcaagaacgcttttgcctaggatcatgacacttcataggtacattgatcgtgacttgcagatgacccctattgattttcaggtcactagtacaaaggtcaaggtcacagtgacaaaagtcgtattcacacaatggctgccagtacaacggacagcccatatgtggggcatgcatgttttacaaacagcccttgtttctatagatttcagcaagacccaccaatggataatagacatacaagaccccactgttgacattatgtgcttacaggcattgaggcaactatacaggagtcagagcctctcatgatacaacaggccagtgttaactgtgctgatcaaatgcaatctacaggtttcactttggttctttcagagtccatgtcaactgctgacagtgaagagccaggcagtctgacccatgataggagggagccaagtgaagagccagccagtctgagccatgataggaggaagccaagtgaagagccagccagtctgacccatggtatttctgttatcatagaataaaggcccacctattgatgataaagacatgacccaactgtagactatatattctagtacaattttctgttgtccaagccaatatatattttctatagatttcagcaagacccaccaatggataatagacatacaagaccccactgttgacattatatgcttacaggcattgaggcaactatacaggagtcagagcctctcatgatacaacaggccagtgttaactgtgctgatcaaatgcaatctacaggtttcactttggttctttcagagtccatgtccactgctgacagtgaagagccaggcagtctgacccatgataggagggagccaagtgaagagccagccagtctgacccatgatagaagggagccaagtgaagagccagccagtctgacccatggtatttctattatcatataataaaggcccacctattgatgataaagacatgacccaactgtagactatatattctagtacaattttctgttgtccaagccaatatatatttatgccacccttcgaagaagagggggtatattgctttgctcatgtcgatcggtccgtccgtccaccaggtggttgtcatacgataactcaagaacgcttgggcctaggatcatgaaacatcataggtacattgatcatgacttgcagatgacccctattgattttgaggtcactaggtcaaggtcacggtgatcgaaattgtaaaatggtttccggattataactcaag
This is a stretch of genomic DNA from Dreissena polymorpha isolate Duluth1 chromosome 7, UMN_Dpol_1.0, whole genome shotgun sequence. It encodes these proteins:
- the LOC127837051 gene encoding cell surface glycoprotein 1-like isoform X7 — protein: MEESMSTADSEEPGSLTHDRREPSEEPASLTHDRREPSEEPASLTHESMSTADSEEPGSLTHDRREPSEEPASLSHDRRKPSEEPASLTHESMSTADSEEPGSLTHDRREPSEEPASLTHDRREPSEEPASLTHESMSTADSEEPGSLTHDRREPSEEPASLSHDRRKPSEEPASLTHESMSTADSEEPGSLTHDRREPSEEPASLTHDRREPSEEPASLTHESMSTADSEEPGSLTHDRREPSEEPASLTHDRREPSEEPASLTHESMSTADSEEPGSLTHDRREPSEEPASLSHDRRKPSEEPASLTHESMSTADSEEPGSLTHDRREPSEEPASLTHDRREPSEEPASLTHESMSTADSEEPGSLTHDRREPSEEPASLTHDRREPSEEPASLTHESMSTADSEEPGSVTHDRREPSEEPASLSHDRREPNPQESMSTADSEEPGSLTHDRREPSEEPASLSHDRRKPSEEPASLTHESMSTADSEEPGSLTHDRREPSEEPASLTHDRREPSEEPASLTHESMSTADSEEPGSLTHDRREPSEEPASLTHDRREPSEEPASLTHESMSTAASEGPASLTHDEMRQPNPQGTGTRKGMKRKWASEENICFMNFFRDELREKKMPSGSKIMGSLKILTGRTVAQIRARVHNIIMEKQKWKKNC
- the LOC127837051 gene encoding cell surface glycoprotein 1-like isoform X11 — translated: MEESMSTADSEEPGSLTHDRREPSEEPASLTHDRREPSEEPASLTHESMSTADSEEPGSLTHDRREPSEEPASLTHDRREPSEEPASLTHESMSTADSEEPGSLTHDRREPSEEPASLTHDRREPSEEPASLTHESMSTADSEEPGSLTHDRREPSEEPASLSHDRRKPSEEPASLTHESMSTADSEEPGSLTHDRREPSEEPASLTHDRREPSEEPASLTHESMSTADSEEPGSLTHDRREPSEEPASLTHDRREPSEEPASLTHESMSTADSEEPGSLTHDRREPSEEPASLSHDRRKPSEEPASLTHESMSTADSEEPGSLTHDRREPSEEPASLTHDRREPSEEPASLTHESMSTADSEEPGSLTHDRREPSEEPASLTHDRREPSEEPASLTHESMSTADSEEPGSVTHDRREPSEEPASLSHDRREPNPQESMSTADSEEPGSLTHDRREPSEEPASLSHDRRKPSEEPASLTHESMSTADSEEPGSLTHDRREPSEEPASLTHDRREPSEEPASLTHESMSTADSEEPGSLTHDRREPSEEPASLTHDRREPSEEPASLTHESMSTAASEGPASLTHDEMRQPNPQGTGTRKGMKRKWASEENICFMNFFRDELREKKMPSGSKIMGSLKILTGRTVAQIRARVHNIIMEKQKWKKNC
- the LOC127837051 gene encoding cell surface glycoprotein 1-like isoform X12, translated to MEESMSTADSEEPGSLTHDRREPSEEPASLTHDRREPSEEPASLTHESMSTADSEEPGSLTHDRREPSEEPASLSHDRRKPSEEPASLTHESMSTADSEEPGSLTHDRREPSEEPASLTHDRREPSEEPASLTHESMSTADSEEPGSLTHDRREPSEEPASLTHDRREPSEEPASLTHESMSTADSEEPGSLTHDRREPSEEPASLTHDRREPSEEPASLTHESMSTADSEEPGSLTHDRREPSEEPASLTHDRREPSEEPASLTHESMSTADSEEPGSLTHDRREPSEEPASLSHDRRKPSEEPASLTHESMSTADSEEPGSLTHDRREPSEEPASLTHDRREPSEEPASLTHESMSTADSEEPGSLTHDRREPSEEPASLTHDRREPSEEPASLTHESMSTADSEEPGSVTHDRREPSEEPASLSHDRREPNPQESMSTADSEEPGSLTHDRREPSEEPASLSHDRRKPSEEPASLTHESMSTADSEEPGSLTHDRREPSEEPASLTHDRREPSEEPASLTHESMSTADSEEPGSLTHDRREPSEEPASLTHDRREPSEEPASLTHESMSTAASEGPASLTHDEMRQPNPQGTGTRKGMKRKWASEENICFMNFFRDELREKKMPSGSKIMGSLKILTGRTVAQIRARVHNIIMEKQKWKKNC